Proteins found in one Cardiocondyla obscurior isolate alpha-2009 linkage group LG03, Cobs3.1, whole genome shotgun sequence genomic segment:
- the LOC139113599 gene encoding ATP-dependent RNA helicase DDX24 translates to MGKIKRTNDDWKPVTLEGAVLSNGIEGLIGIEELTDYNLERSTKKGKLVTTQVKSSEQSKLVSKRKNLKERDAADVDVAEPSAKKSKIKKETKRKKEKEGKTSIKSVDLETVEETNSDSEDEYHNTDSSDNLTKINAEAWSSMGVPAVIIKALADQNFHSPTMIQTRTLPAAILGRRDILGAAETGSGKTLAFGIPIIKGILDLKSQNERQTWPNKKESDSESEHLSESENCVNDSKLKECHNLPTKPLYALILTPTRELAVQIKNHLTQAAKYTDIKIAVVLGGMAAVKQERILNKGPEIVIATPGRLWELVQEGNPHLSQMEFVRYLAIDETDRMMEKGHFQELHDLLEKINANPMKREKRQLFVFSATLTMVHDIPDYLDRKKKRYARSKIRKFTPDEKLQKIIKLLKIKNPKIVDLTKESGTADNLTECRIACTIDHKDYYLYYFLKRHSGRTLVFCNSISCVKRLATLFSIIECKPLPLHASMQQRQRLKNLERFQADENGLLIATDVAARGLDIPNIEHVIHYQVPRTAENYVHRSGRTARAQKEGITVLMMEPSEKQNYIKLCKTLGRTDDLPIFPVVDRILISIKERMDVARDIDKLELKCRRQTNQKSWLRKTMEEMDMVLDEEDDDESSMESEEMATMKRQLKAKKSQLRSLLSKPIFPKGFSGKYLDDNLNIDIAQDAHKAIEVMKKVIEDNTDKCKKGNAAVQKTQFLKKSKRTKKSKST, encoded by the exons atgggaaaaattaaacgaactAACGATGACTGGAAACCTGTGACATTGGAAGGCGCCGTGTTATCTAATGGCATAGAAGGACTAATTGGAATAGAGGAATTGACAGATTATAATTTAGAACGGAGCACGAAAAAGGGCAAGCTTGTAACTACGCAAGTGAAATCTTCCGAGCAAAGTAAa TTAGTATCAAAGCGCAAAAATCTAAAAGAACGAGATGCGGCTGATGTAGACGTTGCTGAGCCTTCTGCAAAAAAATCGAAGattaagaaagaaacaaaacgtaagaaggaaaaagagggGAAGACGTCAATAAAATCAGTAGATCTTGAAACCGTTGAAGAAACTAATTCGGATAGTGAAGACGAATATCATAATACCGACAGCAGTGACAATTTGACCAAAATTAATGCTGAAGCATGGAGCTCTATGGGTGTACCTGCTGTTATAATTAAAGCTCTGGCTgatcaaaattttcattctCCCACTATGATACAAACAAGGACACTGCCAGCTGCTATATTAGGCCGTAGAGATATATTAGGTGCTGCTGAAACTGGTAGTGGCAAGACATTAGCATTTGGTATTCCAATTATAAAAGGTATTTTGGATTTAAAGAGTCAGAATGAAAGACAAACTTGGCCAAACAAAAAAG aatCTGATTCAGAAAGTGAACATTTGTCAGAGTCAGAAAATTGTGTGAATGACTCAAAGCTGAAAGAATGTCATAATCTTCCAACCAAGCCCTTATATGCTTTAATTTTGACACCAACTCGAGAATTAGcagttcaaataaaaaatcatctTACTCAAGCGGCAAAATATACCGACATTAAg aTAGCTGTTGTTCTTGGAGGCATGGCAGCAGTGAAACAAGAAAGAATATTGAATAAGGGTCCCGAAATTGTTATTGCTACACCTGGAAGATTGTGGGAATTGGTTCAAGAAGGCAATCCTCATCTCAGTCAAATGGAGTTTGTCAGATATTTAGCAATTGATGAAACAGATAGAATGATGGAAAAGGGTCATTTTCAAGAGTTGCATGACTTATTAGAAAAGATTAATGCGAATCCAATGAAACGGGAGAAACGGCAGTTATTTGTCTTTTCAGCCACTTTGACTATGGTGCACGATATTCCAGATTATCttgatagaaaaaagaaacgatacGCTAGAAGTAAAATACGTAAATTTACTCCCGATGAAAAGTtgcagaaaattataaaattgttaaagataaaaaatccTAAAATCGTCGATCTTACTAAAGAGTCAg gtACTGCCGATAACTTAACAGAATGTCGAATAGCATGTACAATTGACCATAAAGACTATTatctttattactttttaaaacgaCACAGTGGAAGAACGTTAGTTTTTTGTAACAGTATTAGCTGTGTGAAAAGATTGGCCACTCTTTTCAGTATAATTGAATGCAAGCCTTTACCTTTACATGCTAGTATGCAACAACGACaacgtttaaaaaatcttgaaaG ATTTCAAGCTGACGAGAACGGATTATTGATAGCTACTGACGTAGCCGCACGAGGTTTAGATATACCTAATATAGAGCATGTAATACATTATCAGGTTCCCAGGACAGCTGAG aattaCGTACATAGGAGTGGTAGAACAGCGAGAGCACAAAAGGAAGGTATCACGGTTCTAATGATGGAACCTTCCGAAAAACAGAATTACATCAAACTGTGCAAAACTCTAGGACGCA CGGACGATTTGCCTATATTTCCGGTGGTagatagaatattaatttctataaaagaaagaatggatgTCGCTCGCGATATTGATAAGCTAGAATTAAAATGCCGTCGACAGACTAATCAAAAAAGTTGGTTACGAAAAACGATGGAGGAAATGGACATGGTTTTAGATGAGGAAGATGATGA tgAGTCATCGATGGAATCGGAGGAAATGGCAACAATGAAACGACAATTGAAGGCAAAAAAAAGTCAATTACGATCTTTATTATCAAAGCCAATATTCCCGAAAGGGTTTTCGGGAAAGTATCTTGATGATAATTTGAACATAGATATAGCTCAGGATGCGCATAAGGCTATCGAAGTAATGAAAAAAGTAATAGAAGATAATACTGATAAGTGTAAAAAAGGTAACGCCGCAGTTCAGAAAACACAATTTCTTAAAAAGTCAAAAAGAACTAAAAAGTCAAAAagtacgtaa
- the LOC139101309 gene encoding trichohyalin-like, whose translation MPAGVFQTSRAPEFVSGTNDRRTERTDGTDGRTQTDGRTNSRRTNNEQTEQTRRTNETDEQTNNRQTDEQTDRRTDEQTERTDETDADRQTDERNEQTDTNRQTNRRTNRRTNRRTDRRTDRQTDRQTNRRTDRQTDRQTDRQTDERTDRQTNRQTDERRTNRRTDGQTNRRTDERDRQRDRQTNRQTDRRDERTNETNRQTDRQTNEQTDRRTNRRTRTNRRTDRPDERTNERTDEQTDEQTDRQTDERNERTDERTERTNRQTDEQTDRQTDERTDERTDGQTDSRQTDERRTNRQTDRQTDRRTDRQTEADRRTNRQTDETDERTDEQTRRTDERTDRRTQTRQTDDRRQTDGQTDRRTDGQTRRTNGTGQTRQTDRRTDRRTDGRDRQTDRRTNEQTDEQTNRRTDGPDRQTDGRTDGRTDGRTNRQTDRQTDERTDNERQTDERTDGRDGRTNRQTDRRQTDRQTDERTDRQTNRRTDETERDGRTNRQTDRRTNERDRRTNERTNRRDRRTDRRTDGTDERTRRRQDRRTDRQTNRQTDERTDRRTNETDGPDERTNERTNEQTDRRTDRRTDRRTDRRTDRQTNRQTNEQTNRRTNEQTDRRTDERTDETDEQTDRQTNGQTDEHDRRTDRRTDERTDRQTDERDRRTDRQTNRRTNENRRTDRQTDRQTNEQTDRQTNGRTRQTNERQTDRRTERTDEQTEQTTNGRDRRTDNDRQTDGRTDRQTDDRQTNETDRQTTDERQTDNRQTDGRKERTDRQTNRQTDRQTDRQRNRQTDRQTEQTDGRTNERTDRRERTDETTNGRTDRQTDDRRTDETDERTGADERQTDRQTNRQTDGQTDGQTDGTDGRTNGQTNRQTDRRTDGTQTDRRDERTDRQTNERTNRRTDRRDETEQTDRRTDERDERTDETRRTRQTPSRQTSRQTNRRQTNRQRQNRRQTDEQTDRRTNERDRQTNGQTNERTNERTDGTETDDRRDRQTDGQTNRQTDEQRTQTEQTDGTQTNETDERTDRQDGQTDDRRTDERNRQTNEQTDRRTTNEQTDEQTNEQTDRQTNGRTNRRTDEQTNGQTDRQTDRRTDEQTDRQDRRTNGRTTTDDRRDRQTDRRTDERTDRQADERTNRQTDRQTNRRTNRTNGRTDRQTNGDEQTNRQTDEQTDEQTDRQTNEQQTDRQTDGTNRRRRDRQTDRRTNEQTTNGQTDERDGQTDGQTNRQTDRRTDGRRRTRRTDDGRTNRRTDRQTNRRTRTNRQTDGQTDERTDRRADTDETKADRRTQTNERTNEQTNEQTDERTNETDRRTDRRTDRQTNGTERTNGRTDRQQTDRRTDRQTDRRTDEQTDRQTNGRTDEDETDRRADGGRQTDADADEQTDRRTNGQTQTDRRRRTDRRTEWRVERDANFTSRRRRMRTRMRTREREKRKGKKKRRRKNERERKREQSKHYHFSCSFSHVHAIANANASVNSMESVTCSDDSSRIISTTVTVRSAEHNLRSTRRLSHTGHGPLKKRLRQCQFK comes from the exons ATGCCAGCCGGGGTGTTCCAGACCTCGAGAGCTCCCGAATTCGTCTCCGGT ACGAACGACAGACGAACGGAACGAACAGACGGAACAGACGGACGAACGCAGACAGACGGACGAACGAACAGCAGACGAACGAACAACGAACAGACGGAACAGACACGACGAACGAACGAGACGGACGAACAGACGAACAACAGACAGACGGAcgaacagacagacagacgaacaGACGAACAGACGGAACGAACAGACGAGACAGAcgcagacagacagacagacgaacgGAACGAACAGACGGACACGAACAGACAGACGAACAGACGGACGAACAGACGAACGAACAGACGAACAGACAGAcgaacagacagacagacagacagacagacgaacagacggacggacagacagacagacagacagacagacagacagacagacgaacggacagacagacagacgaacagacagacagacgaacgACGAACGAACAGACGAACGGACGGACAGACGAACAGACGAACAGACGAACGAGACAGACAACgagacagacagacgaacagacagacagacagacgagACGAACGGACGAACGAGAcgaacagacagacagacagacagacgaacgaacagacagacagacgaacgAACAGACGAACGCGAACGAACAGACGGACAGACAGACCAGACGAAcggacgaacgaacgaacggacgAACAGACGGAcgaacagacagacagacagacagacgaacgGAACGAACGGACAGACGAACGAACGGAACGAACGAACAGACAGACGGAcgaacagacagacagacagacagacgaacgAACAGACGAACGAACAGACGGACAGACAGACAgcagacagacagacgaacgACGAAcgaacagacagacagacagacagacggaCAGACGAACGGACAGACAGACGGAGGCAGACAGACGAAcgaacagacagacagacgagACAGACGAACGAACAGACGAACAGACGAGACGAACAGACGAACGGACAGACAGACGAACGCAGACGAGACAGACAGACGACAGACGACAGACAGacggacagacagacagacggaCAGACGGACAGACGAGACGAACGAACGGAACAGGACAGAcgagacagacagacagacgaacaGACAGACGAACAGACGGAcgagacagacagacagacagacgaacgaacgaacagaCAGACGAACAGACGAACAGACGGACAGACGGaccagacagacagacagacggacggacagacggacggacagacggacggacgaacagacagacagacagacagacagacgaacgAACAGACAACGAACGACAGACAGACGAACGAACAGACGGACGAGACGGACGAAcgaacagacagacagacagacgacagacagacagacagacagacgaacggacagacagacagacgaacaGACGAACAGACGAGACAGAACGAGACGGACGAAcgaacagacagacagacagacgaacgaacgaacgagacagacgaacgaacgaacgaacgaacagaCGAGACAGACGGACAGACAGACGGACAGACGGAACAGACGAACGAACGAGACGAAGACAAGACAGacggacagacagacagacgaacagacagacagacgaacgAACAGACAGACGAACGAACGAGACAGACGGACcagacgaacgaacgaacgaacgaacgaacgaacagaCGGACAGACGAACAGACAGACGGACAGACAGACGGACAGACAGAcgaacagacagacagacgaacagacagacgaacgaacagacgaacagacgaacgaacgaacagacagacagacgaacaGACGAACGAACAGACGAGACAGAcgaacagacagacagacagacgaacggacagacagacgaacacgacagacgaacagacagacgaacagacgaacgaacagacagacagacagacgaacgagacagacgaacagacagacagacgaacaGACGAACGAACGAGAACAGacggacagacagacagacagacagacagacgaacgaacagacagacagacagacgaacgGACGAACGAGACAGACGAACGAacgacagacagacagacgaacgGAACGAACGGACGAACAGACGGAACAGACGACGAACGGACGAGACAGACGAACAGACAacgacagacagacagacggacgaacagacagacagacagacgacagacagacgaacgagacagacagacagacgacAGACGAACGACAGACAGAcaacagacagacagacggaCGGAAGGAAcgaacagacagacagacgaacagacagacagacagacagacagacagacaacggaacagacagacagacagacagacggaACAGACAGAcggacgaacgaacgaacgaacagaCAGACGAGAACGGACAGACGAGACAACGAACGGAcgaacagacagacagacggaCGACAGACGAACGGACGAGACGGACGAACGAACAGGCGCAGACGAacgacagacagacagacagacgaacagacagacagacggaCAGACGGACGGACAGACAGACGGAACGGACGGACGAACGAACGGACAGAcgaacagacagacagacagacgaacgGACGGAACGCAGACAGACAGACGAGACGAAcgaacagacagacagacgaacgaacgaacgaacagacgaacagacagacgagacgagacggaacagacagacagacgaacgGACGAACGAGACGAACGAacagacgagacgagacgaacGAGACAGACACCGAGCAGACAGACGAGCAGACAGACGAACAGACGACAGACGAACAGACAGAGACAGAACAGACGACAGACAGACGAACAGACGGAcagacgaacgaacgaacgagacagacagacgaacggacagacgaacgaacgaacgaacgaacgaacagaCGGAACAGAGACAGACGACAGAcgagacagacagacagacggacagacgaacagacagacagacgaacaACGAACGCAGACGGAACAGACGGACGGAACACAGACGAACGAGACAGACGAACGGACAGACAGACAGGACGGACAGACAGACGACAGACGAACAGACGAACGGAACAGACAGACGAAcgaacagacagacagacgaacgACGAACGAACAGACAGACGAACAGACGAACGAACAGACGGACAGACAGACGAACGGACGAACGAACAGACGAACAGACGAACAGACGAacggacagacagacagacagacagacagacgaacagacgaacagacagacagacaggaCAGACGAACGAACGGACGAACAACGACAGACGACAGAcgagacagacagacagacagacggaCAGACGAACGAACAGACAGACAGGcagacgaacgaacgaacagaCAGACGGACAGACAGACGAACAGACGGACGAACAGAACGAACGGacggacagacagacagacgaacgGAGACGAACAGAcgaacagacagacagacgaacagacagacgaacagacagacagacagacgaacgaacaacagacagacagacagacggaCGGAACGAACAGACGAAGAcgagacagacagacagacagacgaacgaacgaacagaCGACGAACGGACAGACAGACGAACGAGACGGACAGACGGACGGACAGAcgaacagacagacagacagacggaCAGACGGACGAAGACGAACGAGACGAACAGACGACGGACGGACGAACAGACGAACGGACAGACAGACGAACAGACGGACGAGGACGAACAGACAGACGGACGGACAGACAGACGAACGGACAGACAGACGGGCAGACACGGACGAGACGAAGGCAGACAGACGGACGcagacgaacgaacgaacgaacgaacagaCGAACGAACAGAcagacgaacgaacgaacgagacggacagacgaacagacagacggacagacagacagacgaacgGAACGGAACGGACGAACGGACGGACAGACAGAcaacagacagacagacgaacagacagacagacagacagacgaacagacgaacagacagacagacagacgaacgGACGAACGGACGAAGACGAGACAGACAGACGAGCAGACGGAGGCAGACAGACAGACGCAGACGCAGAcgaacagacagacagacggaCGAACGGACAGACGCAGACAGACAGACGACGACGAACGGACAGACGAACGGAG
- the LOC139113608 gene encoding lanC-like protein 3 homolog, whose amino-acid sequence MKQLLRCCGIMSRRNRYFVNEYCAREEEIVNDLTAIRRDVNNSQSAAKDNALKLLQRIVEKEPPERAETEGGLYVGAAGISYAFMRLAEYSAFGTEASKKHLQLAERYLRSSLSTVQGHEGRFGSGFLLGDWGILAVGAVLAVIRGENEISNELINRYIAAGVRCKEVDFLKCGSDEFFVGRAGYLYGALWLNRTMKKTVISLDVMHEISRTIIASGKTYAQVRNSPCPLMYAYYGTEYLGAAHGLCAILQILIQVPSFLDSDADIDKTVQTCVDYLLSQQTTTGNFLCSTDEIDYSRRIIGNDDELIHWCHGAPGVIYTMAAAYLRWKDQRYLDSCKRAGDLIWRKGLLRKGPGICHGVAGNGYAFLLLYKLTNDERYLYRAAKFADFIHSSQFQTDARIPDSPYSLYEGIAGTACFLADFIEPDKAHFPFQDVF is encoded by the exons atgaaacaATTGTTGAGGTGCTGCGGTATTATGTCACGTCGAAATAGATATTTTGTAAACGAATATTGTGCGCGTGAGGAGGAAATTGTCAATGATTTGACAGCGATACGACGCGATGTTAACAACAGTCAAAGCGCTGCTAAAGATAACGCACTAAAACTTTTACAGCGCATTGTTGAAAAGGAACCACCTGAGCGTGCAGAAACTGAGGGTGGACTGTACGTTGGCGCGGCCGGTATTTCCTATGCGTTTATGCGGCTTGCCGAGTACTCCGCTTTTGGAACAGAAGCGAGTAAAAAACACTTGCAGCTGGCTGAACGTTATTTGCGTTCTTCCTTGTCAACGGTGCAAGGCCACGAAGGACGTTTCGGCTCTGGTTTCCTTTTAG GTGATTGGGGCATTCTGGCAGTAGGCGCAGTTCTCGCGGTAATTCGCGGAGAAAATGAAATTTCCAATGAACTGATAAATCGCTACATAGCAGCGGGAGTACGTTGCAAGGAagtagattttttaaaatgcgGCTCAGACGAGTTCTTTGTGGGCCGTGCTGGTTATTTATATGGTGCATTATGGCTGAATCGCACAATGAAAAAAACCGTCATATCACTCGATGTAATGCATGAAATTTCACGAACAATTATTGCTTCGGGTAAAACATATGCGCAAGTACGTAATAGCCCGTGTCCATTGATGTATGCGTACTACGGTACGGAATATCTAGGCGCTGCTCACGGACTTTGTgcgattttacaaattcttatACAG GTACCATCATTCCTTGACAGTGATGCAGATATCGACAAAACTGTGCAAACATGCGTGGATTATTTGCTAAGTCAGCAAACAACGACTGGGAATTTTCTATGTTCCACAGATGAAATAGATTATTCTCGACGAATTATTGGAAATGACGACGAGTTAATACATTGGTGTCACGGCGCACCTGGCGTTATCTACACGATGGCGGCAGCATATTTACGCTGGAAAGATCAACGTTATTTGGATTCGTGCAAACGTGCCGGCGATCTCATCTGGCGCAAAGGTCTTTTGCGTAAAGGGCCTGGAATTTGTCATGGTGTAGCAGGCAATGGCTATgcctttcttcttttatataaGCTCACAAACGACGAGCGTTATCTTTATCGTGCTGCTAAATTTGCAGACTTTATACATTCATCACAATTTCAAACAGACGCACGCATTCCTGATTCACCATACTCACTTTATGAGGGCATTGCTGGTACCGCTTGTTTTCTCGCTGATTTTATTGAACCAGATAAAGCCCACTTCCCTTTCCAAGATgtattttaa
- the Pink1 gene encoding serine/threonine-protein kinase Pink1, mitochondrial yields MSIRAVVHRLVQNGRVVLRTLRNKEHFHSREYTDKQFGKIYVAQTGKSQNSSLLYRNTSNVWNTRRHLGYLGTHARRIFVDNILNHVTNSLAADLRRRTASRLVFGDSAPFFALVGISLASGTGILTKDDELEGVCWEIREAVSKLQWNMPQNDKSYPNVSADENVITLQNFVMGPIIAKGCSAAVYAARFKNNLPNKDDLIDTNVETKDTSVFPLAIKMMFNYDAESNAVAILKAMHKETVPARKCYGNDNLAIWEQKLAENKIMLPPHPNIVAMYYVFTDKIPALPGSWGMYPDALPSRINPEGSGRNMSLFLVMKRYDVTLKQYVTSRNVNMRVSILLLAQLLEAVAHMNANGIAHRDLKSDNILLDLSEKTDNSPSLVVTDFGCCLADKIHGLYLPFNTHDIDKGGNIALMAPEVITAEPGPFTSINYTKADFWTVGTIAYEIFGMQNPFYGENGEKVTLKNYDYTENELPALPDDIPSIIKAVIKNALSRNLYKRLDSELAATVLQLYLWAPSSWLKSERQLPSSNEIMQWLLCLTTKVLCEGWKDNLPLFYGLSVDAKHDINPRKKYERSLSMHSGRRTMPEYQLIASFLSRVTLTNVRSALKWIQRNI; encoded by the exons ATGTCAATACGGGCCGTAGTCCATCGTCTTGTGCAAAATGGTCGCGTTGTATTGCGCACATTACGAAACAAGGAACACTTCCATTCGCGAGAGTACACGGATAAACAGTTCGGCAAAATATACGTTGCACAGACAG GCAAATCCCAAAATAGTAGTCTTCTTTATCGAAATACTAGCAATGTGTGGAATACTAGGAGGCATCTCGGATATTTGGGTACACATGCTAGGCGTATTTTTGTTGATAACATCTTAAATCATGTGACTAATAGTCTAGCAGCAGATTTAAGAAGGCGTACAGCAAGTAGACTTGTCTTTGGTGATTCTGCTCCATTTTTTGCTCTTGTTGGTATATCATTAGCATCAGGTACAGGAATATTAACAAAGGATGATGAGCTAGAAGGAGTATGCTGGGAAATTCGG GAAGCAGTTTCAAAATTACAATGGAATATGCCACAAAATGATAAAAGCTATCCAAATGTTTCTGCTGATGAAAATGTTAtaactttgcaaaattttgtAATGGGACCTATAATTGCTAAAGGTTGCTCTGCTGCTGTATATGCAgcacgatttaaaaataatctaccAAATAAAGATGATTTAATCGATACTAATGTTGAAACAAAAGATACAAGTGTATTCCCATTAGCTATTAAAATGATGTTTAATTACGATGCCGAATCCAATGCTGTTGCTATTTTAAAAGCTATGCATAAAGAGACAGTACCTGCTAGAAAATGTTATGGAAATGATAATTTGGCTATTTGGGAGCAAAAGCtagcagaaaataaaatcatgttACCACCTCATCCAAATATTGTGGCAATGTATTATGTTTTTACGGATAAAATACCTGCTTTACCTGGCTCTTGGGGAATGTATCCTGATGCTTTACCGAGTAGAATCAATCCGGAAGGATCAGGCAGAAACATGAGCTTATTTTTGGTGATGAAAAG ATATGATGTTACTTTGAAGCAATATGTAACTAGTCGAAACGTTAATATGCGGGTGTCGATATTATTACTCGCTCAGCTCTTAGAAGCAGTAGCTCATATGAACGCAAACGGCATTGCGCATCG AGATCTGAAAAGTGACAACATTTTACTCGACTTATCAGAAAAGACTGATAATTCTCCGTCGCTAGTCGTAACGGATTTTGGCTGTTGTTTGGCTGATAAAATTCACGGATTGTATTTACCTTTCAACACTCATGATATCGATAAAGGTGGTAATATTGCACTGATGGCACCGGAAGTAATAACAGCCGAACCTGGTCCTTTTACTAGTATAAACTACACTAAAGCTGATTTTTGGACAGTAGGAACTATAGCGTACGAAATATTTGGAATGCAAAATCCATTTTATGGCGAGAATGGTGAAAAAGTTACTTTAAAGAATTATGATTACACTGAAAATGAGCTTCCTGCATTACCAGACGATATCCCGTCTATTATCAAAGctgttataaaaaatgcattgtcaagaaatttatataag CGACTCGATAGCGAACTGGCAGCAACTGTATTGCAGCTGTATCTATGGGCACCCAGTTCATGGTTAAAAAGTGAGAGACAATTACCATCTAGTAACGAG ATTATGCAATGGCTTTTGTGTTTGACCACAAAAGTTCTTTGTGAAGGATGGAAAGACAATTTGCCACTGTTTTATGGATTATCCGTCGATGCCAAACACGATATCAATCcacgtaaaaaatatgaacGATCACTTTCTATGCATTCTGGAAGACGAACAATGCCagaatatcaattaattgcaAGTTTCCTCAGCAGGGTAACACTTACTAACGTCAGAAGTGCGTTGAAATGGATACAACGAAATATATAG
- the LOC139113611 gene encoding uncharacterized protein — translation MQLETSTRGPIVLGCVVPERPVHNPEMLELVVSGNGAPRVRRARLGYPSEARLLASPKMQRLLSACSRTVGDRATEPRVAPTKLHSPTVESLKEMHLKKIKPKQETKPILQSLKDGLEQLKRSSVKERNQTKQSTGNGILEKISKLTQGNRNRNPAKKSASFTFAVRPEIAMRSQERYSSLEPETTSHQTRQNQNTKQPVQRSVSTSVLEIPCVELQPNYSRVRDSLTPLPSLPKLVRTGNNKTEEIYAEICDTSTANQSQKCPGSHVMAQIRIVVQNNNSSLGAHNIIGNERYVNSMVTSDQIDSIISTEDEVIYNTVF, via the exons ATGCAGCTGGAGACATCGACACGTGGTCCGATAGTGTTGGGCTGTGTTGTACCCGAGAGACCGGTGCATAATCCGGAAATGCTTGAATTGGTCGTATCCGGTAACGGAGCACCTAGAGTGCGAAGAGCTCGATTGGGCTACCCTTCAGAAGCGAGACTACTAGCTTCTCCGAAAATGCAGCGATTATTATCAGCTTGCAG TCGAACGGTCGGTGATCGGGCAACGGAACCACGGGTAGCGCCCACAAAGCTGCATTCGCCGACGGTGGAAAGCCTGAAGGAAATGCACCTGAAAAAGATCAAGCCGAAACAGGAAACCAAACCAATATTGCAGAGCTTGAAAGATGGATTAGAACAGTTAAAGCGAAGTTCCGTCAAAGAACGGAATCAGACAAAGCAGAGCACCGGGAACGGCATTTTAGAAAAGATCTCAAAACTTACTCAGGGTAATAGAAATCGCAATCCCGCGAAAAAATCGGCCTCCTTCACGTTCGCGGTGAGGCCGGAGATAGCCATGAGATCTCAGGAGCGTTATTCCAGTCTGGAGCCGGAAACTACCTCTCATCAGACCCGCCAGAATCAAAACACCAAGCAGCCGGTGCAAAGATCCGTGTCGACTAGCGTACTGGAGATACCGTGCGTCGAGCTGCAGCCCAATTATTCTCGCGTGAGGGACAGTTTAACACCACTCCCGTCACTCCCGAAATTGGTAAGGACCGGCAATAACAAAACTGAGGAAATCTATGCCGAAATCTGCGATACTTCGACGGCAAATCAGTCGCAAAAGTGTCCAGGAAGCCACGTAATGGCGCAAATCAGAATCGtcgtgcaaaataataattcatccTTAGGAGCACACAATATAATTGGCAACGAGAGATATGTAAATTCGATGGTGACGAGCGACCAAATTGACTCCATCATCAGTACAGAAGATGAAGTGATCTATAATACtgtattctaa